Below is a window of Salvelinus alpinus chromosome 5, SLU_Salpinus.1, whole genome shotgun sequence DNA.
GAattgggagcgttgctgcacagctattttcaggtctctcccgaGATATTCGATtgggttgaagtccgggctctggctgggccactcaaggacattcagagacttgtcccgcggccaatcctgcgttgtcttggctgggtgcttaggctcgttgtcctgtagcaaggtgaaccttcgccccagtctgaggtcctgagctccgGTTTTTAGccaggacctctctgtacttttctccgttcatctttccctcaatcctgactagtctcccagtctctgccgctgaaaacatccccacagcatgatgctgctaccaccatgcttcaccgtagggatggtgccaggtttcctccagacttgacgcttggcatttaggccaaagagttcaatcttgatttcatcagaccagagaatcttgtttctcatggtctgagaatcctttaggtgccttttggcaaactccaagcagactgttgtcttttactgagaagtggcttccgtctggccactctaccataaagtcctgattggtggtatgctgcagagacggttgtccttctggaaggtgtctcctatctccacagaggaactctggagctctgtcagagtgaccatcgggttcttggtcacctccctaaccaaggcccttcgcccccgattgctcagtttgtccgggcggccaggtcaaggaagagtcttggtggttccaaacttcttccatttaagaatgatggcagccactgtgttcttggggaccttcaatgctgcagacattttttggtacccttccatagatctttgcctcgacacaatcctgtctctgagctctacggataattatTTCAaactcatgacttggtttttgctctgacatgcactgtcaactgtgggaccttacaaagacaggtgtgtgcctttccaaatcatgtccaatcaattgaatttaccaccagtggactccaatcaagttgtagaaacatcacatggatgatcaatggaaaaaggatgtacctgagctcaatttgtagtctcatagcaagggtctgaatacttctgtaaataaggcatttctgtttattatttttaagAAATTTGCAAAAAAGTatgaacctgttttcactttgtcattatggggtattgtgtgtgattttgtatttaataaattttataaTAACATGCAGACCAGAACGCCCACGCACGTGCGTCCGTGTGCACAATAGCGCGCATGTtgatatttaaaataaaataaaatgttatttggcacatgcgccgaatacaacaggtgtagaccttacagtgaaatgcttacttataagttACACAACAATGACGTTTTAATAAAACACCccaattttataatttttttctagtagagataagaataacaaataattaaagagtagcagtaaataacaatatcggggctatatacagggggtaccggtagagtcgaagtgcgggggcaccggtgtcaaggtaattgaggtaatatgtacatgtaggtatagttattaaagtgactatgaatagataATAATAGCGAGTAGCAGCGCAgaagcaaatagtctgggtagccatttgattagctgttcaggagtcttatggcttaggggtagaagctgtttagaagcctcttggacatagacttggcactccggtaccactccGGTACCGCTCCggtacccttattttaccaggtaaattaactaagaacacattctcatttacagcaatgacctgagcaataaactcagcaaaaaaagaaacgtcctctcactgatgtgccagttcttgctgtgagatgttaccccactcttccaccaagacacctgcaagttcccggacatttctggggggaatggccctagccctcaccctccgatccaacaggtcctagacgtgctcaatgggattgagatccgggctcttcgctggccatggcagaacactgacaatcctgtcttgcaggaaatcatgcacagaacgagcagtatggatggtggcattgtcatgctggagggtcatgtcaggatgcaggaagggtaccacatgagggaggaggatgttttccctgtaacgcacagcattgggattgcctgcaatgacaacaagctcagtccgatgatgctgtgacacaccgccccagaccatgacggaccctccacctccaaatcgttcccactccagagtacaggcctcggtgtaaccctcattccttcgacgataaacgcgaatccgaccatcacccctggtgagacaaaaccgcgattcgtcagtgaagagcactttttgccagtccagtgacggtgggtttgtgcccataggcaacgttgttgccggtgatgtctggtgagaaactgctttacaacaggcctacaagccctcagtccagcctctctcagcctattgtggacagtctgagcactgatggagggtttgtgcgttcctggtgtaactcgggcagttgttgttgccaacctgtacctgtcccacaagtgtgatgtttggatgtaccgattctgtgcaggtgttgttacacgtgatctgccactgcgaggacaatcagctgtccgtcatgtctccctgtagcgctgtcttcggcgtctcacagtacggacattgcaatttattgccctggccacatctgcagtcctcatgcctccttgcagcatgcctaaggcacattcacacagatgagcagggaccataggcatctttattttggtgtttttcagagttagtagaaatgcctctttagtgtcctaagttttcataactgtgaccttaattgcctaccgtctgtaagctgttagttgtcttaacgaccgttccacaggtgcatgttcattgattgtttatggttcattgaacaagcatgggaaagtgttaaaaccctttacaatgaagatccgTGAAGTtaattggatttttacgaattatctttgaaagacagggtcctgaaaaagagacctttctttttttgctgagtttagttacagtggagaggagggggatgaataagCCAATTGTAAATTggagatgattaggtgaccgtgatggtatgagggccagattggtaatttagccaggacaccagggttaataAATATTAATTTGTGGACAGgtaaaaaagcattaaacatatatggcattttagctagctagcttgctgttgctagatcatttgtcctgggatataatcATTGGGTTATTTGACCTGAAATCCACAGGTTCCTTTACtcagacaattaatccacagataaaagggtaaactgagtttgtttctagtaatctctcctccttcaggcttcttcttcttctatggactttatatggtggttggcaaccaactttaaggtgaattaccaccaccaactggattGGAGCGTGGacttcagttcatctttcaatcactgatgtggtatatgctcctaaaaaccaaagaggagatgggagaggagccaagttctattttagcgctaaGCTACAAAGATTCTCGTTGACGCGagtagtgtgggtgcaatgattgaataacctgtatgtgtacatttatttcgCAACGCTCGCACACGCGACGCAGGTGGTGTGTGGCCAGcgcataaggctgtaacttaacaaaatgtagaaaaagggaaggggtctgaatactttccgaatgcaatgtatatGGACTCTATCCCTGTAGTCTTCTGACTTCTGGGGGTCTACATCACACTCCTTATCTTCAATCAAAACTAACACATTCCTCTCTGTGAGATACCACCATAACAACCATTGCCTGATTAGAACAGATTCTAGAACAAAGATCCACACTTTAGCTTATCCTATGAAAAATGTTCAGTTGCTGCCTTCTTGAACCTCCTGATTGCGCTTTTGAAGCGATGCTCTAATTCTACACATGGTGCATGCATGCTCAACGTGTTCTTCCAGGTTGTGATCAAATGCTCTTTATTTTCATGGTTTCTATATGTTCTATATTTTTCACCACATTAACTGGCCTTTCATAAATGTCTGTTAAATGTACAACCTTTTGAGTTTTGTCTATTTTCTGAAGATGCATATAATTATAGTGTTTTATGGTATTCTGAACTAATCTGATCATAGGGCAACAGAACTGAAGTTGTTGCCTATACAATGTCTTACAGACATCAACCATAACTTAAGAGGTACTTAATGGTGTTCTACAGCTGGATAAATTGCTTTGCAATGACCCAGTGTCACAAATTATGGCTCCTATTGATTGTGCAGCATACCCTGGGATACCCTTGGATGTAATATAACTGGGCACATTagtcaactaacgttagctagccatgcTGCCTCATCATCATTATACTCAGCTATTGTTTCATTACTGGTAGCATGTTTTATCTATCTGTGATCACCAGTGATCATTGCTTAAGTGATTGATTAGATGGGTAGTCATGGATACAGCACACTATTGATTCTCTTTATTTATTATATACCTTTCAACGTCTGTTGGAAATTGGAAAACTGATTTTCCTCCCTTTCTCTGGACAGTATTGCAGCAGATTGCTGCACATAGCCTCATCTTTCTATCTCGTAATAATTGCAGTAGTTATTGGGATATTTGACAAACACATGAGATTCCAGCTCAACAATTTCATAATCAAGCGAGAAATTAGGTTTGCGTaacgattaaaaaaaaaaatgttgcttCCCCTCCCCCTAAACAAAATCAtagagaacattttacatttattgATGACGTATGTGTCTTATCGTGAATTTTTATTTTCCGAGACGGAGGACTAGTAGTGGAAAAACGTACAAAGACATCGATTTCTAGCTGTTTAAGCCAAgtacgttttttgttgttgttatttgtgAGTTGAGAATTAGCTAGCTATCACCAAGAAGAGGACAAGTACCATTTGTGCGCATACTGAATATGCATGACATTTTTAATTAGGAAAACGCCCAGTACGTAGTGCACTCGTCCTAAACAAAGTAATCTCTATAAACAATTAGGTAAGTCTACCAACCTTAGTGCACTCTGTTTGATACAGattttagttttggaaacagaaaactgtatgtagatcaaatgtttaattgattagaaaattagcagaatgtcggccaaaatccatcttgtTCCAGTTTCTCCCACTGTGGCCAATGGGCTTCCTcacatcaccatatttggtagtgagtggaaacgccaaccggatgcttcacatttatacatccggtgaaatcggTATCCTTGTTCTATCTGTGAGATtatgggtgtgttcgtaaattcactcggAAGTGCCAGaaggcgtttgtaaattcagagtgtaGTCAGAttgtccaaatcaaatcaaatcaaatgtttttggtcacatacacatggttaacagatgttattgctagtgtagcgaaatgcttatgcttctagatccgacagtgcagcagtatctaacaggtaatatctaacaattccacaacaaaacctaatatctaacaaattccacaacaaaacctaatacacacaatctagtaaaggaatgggataagaatatataaaatatatggatgagcagtgacagagcggctaagatgccatagatagtatagaatagatagtgtaggatacagtatatacagtatatcacaaaagtgagtacacccctcacattttcatgtgacaacactgaagaaatgacactttgctacaatgtaaagtagtgagtgtacagcttgtataacagtgtaaatgtaGGACATTTTCACAAAAtgttggacattttcacttaggggtgtactcacttttgttgccagcggtttagacattaatggctgtgtgttgagttattttgaggggacagcaaatttacactgttatttcttcagtgttgtcacatgaaaagatatactgaaatatttacaaaaatgtgaggggtgtactcacttttgtgatatactgtacatatgagataagtaatgcgagatatgtaaacattcttaaagtggcattattaaagtgactagtgttccatttattaaagtggccaatgatatcaggtctgtaggtaggcagccaccTCTCTGGGCTAGTTAAGGCTGTTTAacaaatctgatggccttgagaaagaagctgtttttcaatctctctgtcccagctttgatgcacctgtactgacctcgccttctggatggaagcggggtgaacaggcagtggctcggttggTGGTtattgttcttgatgatcttttttgcttCCTGTGgaatcgggtgttgtaggtgtcctggagggcaggtagtttgctcccggggatgcgttgtgcagaccgcaccaccctctggagagccctgcggttgtgggcggtacaGTTACTgaaccaggcagtgatacagcatgacaggatgctctcgattgtgcacctgtaaaagttagtgagggttttcggtgacaaggcgctgctgcgccttcttctccaACCTGTCTGTGTGcgtagaccatttcagtttgtctgtgatatgTACACCGAGATGGCGTTTCCtacattcaccacctgggggcggcctgtcaggaagtccaggacccagttgcgcagggcggggtcgagacccagggactCAAGCTTTATGATGAGtttgaagggtactatggtgttgaatgctgagctgtagtcaatgaacagcactcTTACATAGGTAGTCCGTTTGTAAATTCTCTGGGAGTGTTCAgtgcgcacactggacgctctggccaaggAGTAGCGTTGATCTGAACTTTCTGACCTCACAATGGCAGTCAAGTACCCAAGCTAACTGGGTAAAGTTAGCTAGCCACTTCTGTAAGTAAATGAgcgaacaccccactctgaccatttttctcgccctagcagagctggttaggatgTTTTAATGTTATCTAGACTAGAGCGTTGGTAACTAACTGTGCTGCCGAAATCAAATTAATTACgttttttttgccgacgtttactgacactggtcatattcaacaggtgttttacgttcGTAAATCCATCAGTGCagtctggcacactcagacaacAGCGCTCTGATATCgaatagatagccagagtgaatttctGAACGTTGAAAACAACGTTCGGCCATCTTGGAGGCTATCTCTAGTTcatatgccgcgttcaaaacaacaggGAGCTCGGTCCGACGTCTGAGCGTTCAAACTattgggaactcgggaaaaaaaaCTAAATCCGACTGGGGAAAATCGATTTGAACGGCCATCCAACACGGAATTCCTactcgggaactctggcctctttctagagttcCGACCTGAAAATCACTGACTTCTTGATTTGACATCGTATTTTTCCGAGTTcctagttgttttgaatgcggcattAGTATTGCTCAATGCGTAAAGGACGGTATGTGACGTCATTATAGAACTCCTGTGAACGGCGGGGTCGACTATTCGGTAGAGTACGGTACTTTCATAGTTACCACGTTATATTAGCGAGCGCTAAAGTTATCGTATAGCATACTGCCTTTACATTTGTATCTAAACCAACCTGTTTATACGTTGTTTCCATCAAGGTAAACTCAAAAACATGGCAGAAAGTGACTGGGATACCGTGACCATACTGAGGAAGAAGGGACCAACTGTCGCACAGTCGAAGTCGAAACAGGTAGTTAACGTTAGTTAGGTAGAGGCAGGCTTGTCTAATGCGTTTGCGAACGTTAGCTGATTACTAGCGTAGTCTGGCTAGCCAGCGTCTGAACACGCATGTCAGTGAACTGGGACCTAGCTGGCTTGGCTAGCTGGCTTGGCTATCTTTTGCCTTAAACTATTAGCATTTTTTTTTCTAGTCTTACTAGCTGTCTACCCTGCTAGCTTATTTGCATTCGAACTAGTAATAAGTTGGCCATAAATGGTTCCAAATGTACCTAACTAgctagtaacgttagctaactaacgttactaTACTGTAGCAAGTTATGTTAACCAAATATGGTGGTGGTATTATTATTGACTTTCCCTTTAAACGGTGTGTGTCTTGTAATGTGGCTTTTAACAAGTTAAAATGTATGAACTTTCTACACAGTCAGGACACATTGACACAACAATGTGATACGTTACTGTCGTTTAGGCTGTTGCAGCAGCTCAAAGACGTGGAGAAGAACTTGATACCACTAAGAAATGTAAGAACTCCCATCAATGTTCTGCTGTCCTTGTATTATATTTTGGTTTGGTAGGATGTTGTGCCATGTCTGTGGTTATTATTCAATGTTGAGATAAGATGGATAGCTTGCTACACACACCATCTCAATAATGTCATCAAGGTCTTGAGTTTTTACTACATTTTTGTTCTTTCCTGCCAACTAGATTTTCATTATCTCCAATGATGGAATCATGGCAGTATATAGCAAATGTTTGAATTGTGTACTAAAGGGGAGTAAACTTATTCATATTTAAGCACAAACGCACACATTTGTCTGCGACATAAGTCTAGAAATCAAGTTATTTAAATCTGCCAATACAGGTTGCTAGAGCCTTTTTGTATATTCATATAGtgccattttgtatgatatgtaacTAAAGGGGCCACCCATTGTCTTTCGACAACTAGGCTACATCAGAGCAGACTGCTGTAAATCTCTGACATAAGACGATGCCAATCTTGATTCTTGGGATCCACAGGGTGTACTTTTTCCAGCCTAGTTGTAACATACAGTAGTTGATTAAACTCAAGTGCTTTATGATTAGTTGAGTCAAGTGTGTCTACTGGGCTGAAACAAAAGCCTGCAGACCATGTGGGTCCCCAGGATCAGGAATGAAGAACAGAGGGTGGTCCTTTTTGTTTCAGTCTTGTATCTTAGAATTAATTTAAGATCGTGCAGCATTGGCCTGATAGTCCCAATAATTAGATCTTGTTGTTGAATTTATGTTAGCTTATTACCCAGAGTTTCCCAATCTTGGTCCTCTGGACCCTAATGGgggcacattttggtttttgccttaACACTACACAgatgattcaaatgatcaaagctgggtgattagttgattatttaaatcatctgtgtagtgctaggggaaAAAACAAAATGTACACCCCTTGGTCTCGAGCACTGAGTTTGAGAAACCCTGTTAttacctttctctccctctctcaggggCTGCAGGACAAAACAAACAGCACGTGATCACCAAGAATACAGCAAAGCTTGACAGAGAGACTGAAGAGCTTCAACACCAAAGAGTATCTCTGGAGGTGGGCAAGGTCATCCAACAAGGCCGGCAAAATCAGGGCCTGACGCAGAAAGACCTGGCCACTGTAAGTACACTCTCCCAAATGTGGATGAAGAGTTTAAAATATAGGAACTCAGTTCATTTTCACTGATGGTTGTTTATTGAAGTGTATTTACCTTGGCTTAGCAGGGCTTGGATCAAATAAATGTTCTATACCAGTCATGGATATGTTGTTGGTGTTATTTAAATTTTTAGAAAATCAATGAAAAACCACAGATAATTGGAGACTACGAATCTGGAAAGGCTATCCCCAATAACCAAGTCATGGGAAAGATTGAAAGAGCAATTGGTGAGTTTTATTTACAGGTCTTTTTTCTGTCATAGCTTCATATCACCCTTCTTGCAACATAGGCCTGTTTGACACCATTATTGGGTTATTTTTGTACTAACTAGTCTGATTACAATCATATTTGATTATATCAGTATCACTAATGGAACAATTAAGCCCAGGTGTTTAGAGATGGTGTCAACAAAAATCTGAGCGTTTTTCATCCATGTTATCCATAGGACTGAAGTTGCGCGGGAAGGACATTGGGAAACCCTTGGAGGCAGTCCCAAAGAAAAAGTGAAGGCAATGCCTTGAAGCAGCTTAGCCTACTGTACTACCACCACAGCTGACAGCCTTGTCAATTCTCTGGAGAGCTAGCACATCTTAACCAGTTTATTTAATTAACTTGGGCTGCTACTTTCTTTTACTGCCCTGATTCCAGTAATGAATGTCAAGCCTGTGGGACCTGATTTAAACAATATTGCATAACTAGATACAAATTTATTGTGGTTTTGTTTTGCATCTGGCTTTCAGCAAACCACAAGAAGAGAATTGATTTTACTGAATGGTTTTAATGTCTACAAAACTATATTCTATACTCCCTAAGGTCTGTCTCCATGCACGTTCTGTGGTCATTCCCTTTCAACTAGACATGGATAAGTTTGGCATTTTGGCTAAAATGTTTTATTGTAGTGTATGGTTTTCAAACATTTATGCAAGAATGCTGCTTTCATGGGCTGGTCTCTCCTGAAAATGTGATTTATTAATTCTCAAGGGCCTAAAGTTAAACTAAATAATGAAATATGGTATATGGAACCATTGTGTCTTAATCAATCATTCTACTTAGATTGGTTTTTGGACACAATGTTGCCATAAGCAGTACCAAAGACTTTAGCTGTATGTCCACCAGATGCACATTTGTTTTTCCATATGTTGTTTTTGCCGGATGTGTAGCCTGCATTTTCCGTACTAGATGCACATGTGCTTCGCAAGGCTGCAGAACGGTTTGCAGCATGGAGAAGATCATTTTCGCCCTGATCGACCAAAGCAAATGATTATAACAGATTAAAGTTATTCTCCTATTGACCTACTGGTTACATAGGCTGGGTGAGATACTAACAGACTGGTGCGCATTACAACAATTCAtcattactgaacaaaaataaacataacatgaaacaatttAAGATTTGATTAGTTACACTTCATATgaggaaatcggtcaattgaagTAAATTCATTAAGCTCTAATCTAtacatttcacatgactggaactACAACATCGACAGCAtcttttggtcacagatacctttaatatAAAagtggtgtggatcagaaaactagtcaggatctggtgtgaccaccatttgcctcatgcagcacaacacatctttgcatactgttgattgtggcctgtggaatgttatcccactcttcaatggctgtgtggagTTGCAGGaattggaacacactgtcgtacacgtcaatccagagcatcccaaacaagcTCAATGAGTGACATTTCTGaagagtatgcaggccatggaagaactgggacatttccaGCTTTCAGAAGTTGTGTACAGATCGTTGCGCCAtgcattataatgctgaaacatgaggtgatggcggatgaatggcacgacaatgggcctcaggatctcatcacggtgtCTGCATtcaattgccatcg
It encodes the following:
- the LOC139575115 gene encoding endothelial differentiation-related factor 1 homolog is translated as MAESDWDTVTILRKKGPTVAQSKSKQAVAAAQRRGEELDTTKKWAAGQNKQHVITKNTAKLDRETEELQHQRVSLEVGKVIQQGRQNQGLTQKDLATKINEKPQIIGDYESGKAIPNNQVMGKIERAIGLKLRGKDIGKPLEAVPKKK